A single window of Gambusia affinis linkage group LG18, SWU_Gaff_1.0, whole genome shotgun sequence DNA harbors:
- the LOC122820726 gene encoding uncharacterized protein LOC122820726, producing the protein MKTRLLLFPRLSFRVSYKPWRELSAMSGSVVLFSRLFVGICAAVILIVMCSHAARASPAEPTIQKTVKYSLVRRLNPEQQLPSLAGQLGKEQEVQTPADALSISNHQFYPVHFTQGSFSYIQNGLNKTRPRVKIIKLQRGGMMRPASGVFTTHSPYKRPGFDESRIPDNSLPQKDENMYNSNINWIKYPKKPGSKGGIRLTPLSKGDENKSARKLSSVFPSQTGRLQSAQLLTQRWLGRDFLETNQLPTVRVQSGASRMQLKNVFDFTNQAWGGVQSLSNSLSVIKRNSSQEKPTSISKFPQNQNSISSKEMLGHNNIQSYRFKESPAQIYTVKNVEQKPFRGQRNTANWAQKQSGTQEKSRFISNLNHFTSTNPNKDESEAQIGFGRRQVIFYPTPHKAAAPAPGFLHPVSEDKNQLNLVSVVHSQGGRKAFGVLDRVNVTSRELRQEYTAGQSVKRFHPLEGAKALPQRADSPVKPKPSFKGFELLRSSEVSRPKPIRIYRLYNQRDKEPGSSGDFKMPPKIARADGSISRFASNKAHVLQGFLPSKNQTVGSRSRTNWTYAAWISPIASSSYLSSLEQSTDKPKAADGNQPAAEEVPKFRTLTSRTVRGKRVKLTQTGSRKLPRPIAINSTGNSVIRRLSRVKAVTYEDVLGSASFSSVRSPVRHQDRFPNMTTVQGEGWSSKSDDVKNTSGSPKANVTNEETVSVYRKEEADSEVETSDLFFESEGSGNLDLSDVLSTASENGPAGNDLLELDYLRRATGNVSFKSLSKSHLEQQ; encoded by the exons ATGAAAACACGACTGCTGCTATTTCCACGCCTTTCTTTTAGAGTATCATACAAACCTTGGCGGGAGCTGTCAGCCATGTCTGGCAGCGTTGTTCTCTTCTCAAG actCTTTGTGGGGATCTGTGCTGCTGTCATACTGATTGTAATGTGTTCACATGCTGCAAGAG ccagtcCAGCAGAACCTACAATCCAAAAGACAGTGAAGTACAGCCTCGTGAGACGACTCAATCCTGAGCAACAGCTTCCCTCCTTAGCTGGTCAGCTGGGCAAAGAACAAGAAGTCCAAACACCAGCAGACGCCCTGTCGATCAGCAATCATCAATTCTATCCTGTCCACTTTACTCAAGGTAGTTTTAGTTACATTCAGAACGGCCTCAATAAGACGCGGCCTCGAGTGAAGATAATCAAACTACAGAGAGGTGGAATGATGAGGCCAGCAAGCGGCGTTTTCACCACTCATTCCCCATACAAAAGACCAGGGTTTGATGAATCCAGAATTCCTGACAACAGTCTTCCTcagaaagatgaaaatatgTACAACTCTAACATTAACTGGATTAAATATCCAAAGAAACCTGGCAGCAAAGGAGGGATCCGTCTGACTCCCTTATCAAAGGGAGATGAAAACAAGTCTGCAAGAAAGTTGAGTTCTGTTTTTCCATCTCAGACAGGTAGACTTCAGAGTGCTCAACTTCTAACCCAAAGGTGGCTTGGCAGGGACTTTTTGGAAACAAATCAGCTTCCCACGGTCAGAGTCCAGAGCGGTGCCAGTAGGATGCAactaaaaaatgtctttgactTTACAAATCAGGCTTGGGGTGGTGTGCAATCGCTCAGCAACAGTTTAAGCGTTATTAAACGAAACTCAAGCCAAGAAAAGCCAACATCCATCTCAAAATTTCCACAGAACCAAAACTCTATAAGCAGTAAAGAAATGCTAGGACACAATAACATCCAGTCGTATCGCTTTAAAGAATCTCCAGCTCAGATTTACACTGTGAAGAATGTTGAGCAAAAACCTTTTAGAGGACAGAGAAATACTGCTAACTGGGCCCAGAAACAGTCTGGGACACAAGAGAAAAGtagatttatttctaatctCAACCATTTTACTAGCACAAACCCAAACAAAGACGAATCTGAAGCCCAAATAGGTTTTGGTCGACGTCAGGTCATTTTCTATCCCACTCCACACAAGGCTGCAGCCCCTGCACCAGGTTTTTTGCATCCTGTTTCAGAGGACAAGAATCAGCTAAATCTTGTCTCTGTAGTTCATTCTCAAGGTGGTAGAAAGGCATTTGGTGTACTGGACCGAGTCAACGTGACTTCAAGAGAGCTGAGACAGGAGTACACAGCAGGTCAGTCTGTTAAAAGATTTCATCCACTAGAGGGAGCCAAAGCTTTACCTCAGAGAGCAGACTCACCCGTCAAACCCAAACCAAGTTTCAAAGGGTTTGAACTCCTCAGGAGCTCTGAGGTCTCCAGACCCAAACCCATCAGGATTTACAGATTGTACAATCAAAGAGACAAGGAGCCAGGTAGCAGTGGTGACTTTAAAATGCCTCCAAAAATTGCAAGAGCTGATGGCTCAATCTCAAGATTTGCATCCAACAAGGCCCACGTTCTTCAGGGGTTTCTGCCCAGTAAAAACCAAACTGTAGGCAGTCGCAGCAGAACCAACTGGACATATGCAGCATGGATTTCTCCGATAGCCTCTTCATCTTATCTGAGCTCACTAGAGCAGTCCACAGATAAACCGAAAGCAGCTGACGGAAACCAACCTGCCGCAGAGGAGGTGCCTAAGTTCAGGACCCTCACCAGCCGCACAGTGAGGGGCAAACGGGTGAAGCTGACCCAAACCGGCAGCAGAAAGCTCCCCAGACCCATCGCCATCAATTCTACGGGCAACTCGGTCATACGCAGGCTGTCCAGGGTGAAAGCCGTCACGTACGAGGACGTCCTGGGAAGTGCTTCGTTCAGCAGTGTGAGGTCTCCGGTTCGTCATCAGGATCGTTTCCCAAACATGACGACTGTTCAGGGAGAAGGCTGGAGCTCAAAATCGGATGATGTCAAGAACACAAGTGGAAGTCCTAAAGCAAATGTCACCAACGAGGAGACGGTGAGTGTTTATAGGAAGGAAGAAGCAGACAGTGAAGTAGAAacatcagatttgtttttcgAGAGTGAAGGAAGTGGGAATTTGGATTTGTCTGACGTTTTATCAACCGCCTCAGAGAACGGGCCAGCAGGAAATGACCTGCTGGAGCTCGACTACCTCCGAAGAGCCACTGGCAACGTCTCCTTCAAATCACTGAGTAAATCACATCTGGAGCAGCAATAG
- the si:ch73-335l21.4 gene encoding E3 ubiquitin-protein ligase-like translates to MISEIECGVCYRTYNAARRCPRELHCKHTFCESCLRTLSRPLLPGADRSIDCPLCRHSTPLTAEGNIRTELRVDESALERLMTAGVLDREEDPDDEEEEGGEAPECEGEVPETEAEDNDSSAGLRGGRLRRSWIKVWRTISGKSSRQRPNDCMTTDDLRNMAMMSCYMF, encoded by the exons ATGATCTCAGAGATTGAGTGCGGAGTTTGTTACCGGACCTACAACGCGGCTCGCCGCTGTCCACGGGAGCTCCACTGCAAGCACACCTTCTGCGAGAGCTGCCTCCGGACTTTGAGCCGCCCGCTGCTGCCGGGGGCGGACCGGTCAATAGATTGCCCGCTGTGCCGACACAGCACCCCCCTGACCGCAGAAGGGAACATCAGGACCGAGCTGAGGGTGGATGAGTCCGCCCTGGAGCGGCTGATGACCGCGGGGGTCCTAGACCGGGAGGAGGACCCGgacgacgaggaggaggagggcggaGAAGCTCCAGAGTGTGAGGGGGAAGTCCCAGAGACCGAAGCCGAGGATAATGACTCTTCTGCGGGGCTCAGAGGTGGGAGGCTCCGGCGGTCCTGGATCAAAGTTTGGAGGACGATAAGCGGCAAGAGCTCTCGACAGAGACCAAATG ATTGTATGACCACTGATGATCTGAGGAACATGGCCATGATGTCCTGCTACATGTTCTGA